GATCGACGCGGGCCGCGTCGTGAACACCGCACGCGTCGCGGGCACGTCGCCCACGAACGTCGCGGTCAACGGCACCGCCACGACCACCGTGGCGATCACGCAGACGCCGACGATCGCGATCGACAAGAACGGCACGCTGGCGACGGGCGCCGGCGCGGCCGGCACGCTCGTGAACTACACGTTCGACGTCGTCAACACCGGCAACGTCACCCTCACGGGCATCACCGTGAGCGACCCGAACGTGGCCTCGATCACGCCGCCGAGCGGATGGACGGGCACGCTCGCGCCGGGCGCGACGGCGCGCTTCACCGCGAGCCACACGATCACGCAGACCGAGGTCAACGCCGGTCGCGTGTCGAACACCGCGACCGTGCGCGGCACGCCGCCGACCGGCGCCGCCGTCACCGGCACCGACACGTTCGTGCAGCCGCTCGCCAACACCCCGGGCATCGACCTCGAGAAGACCGGCGCGCACGAGCTGAACGGCCCGGGCAACGCCGACGACACCATCCTCTACACGTTCGCGATCCGCAACACGGGCCAGTCGACGCTCACGGGCATCACGATCAGCGACCCGATGCTCGCCGGACGCCAGCCCGTCGCGCAGACGTGGCCCGCCGCCACCGGCACGCTGCAGCCCGGCCAGACCGCCTCCGTGCAGTACCGGATGCCGATCACGCAGGCGCAGATCGACGCCGGCTACGTCGACAACACCGCCTCCGCGACGGGCACGGCGCAGGCCGGCACCGTCACCGACAGCGACACGCACCGCACGCCCATCAACCGCACGACGTCGGTGCTGCTCTCGAAGACCGTGACGGCGCCCACGGGCACGCCGCAGGTCGGCACGCAGCTGCCGTACCGCTTCGTCATCGCCAACAACGGCTCGACGACCCTCACGAACGTCGCGCTCTCCGACCCGATGTTCACGCAGGCGCAGCTCACGTACGCGTGGCCGGGCACGCCCGGCACCCTCGCGCCCGGCGCGCAGGTCGTCGTCACCGCCTCGACGGCGCTGACGCAGGCGCAGATCGATGCCGGCACCGTCGGCAACACCGCCACCGCCACCGCCACTGGCCCCTCGGGCGTCCCCTCGGTGTCGTCGACGTCGCACGCCGACGCCGCCATCCCGCGCACGCCCGCGCTGAGCCTGACGAAGACCGGCGCCATCGCGACCGGCCAGGTCGGCCGCGTCGGCGACACGATCCAGTACGAGCTCACCATCGTGAACACGGGCAACGTCACGCTCACGAACGTCACGGCCTCCGACGCCATGCCCGGCCTCGTCGGCCCCACCGTCGTGTCGTGGCCGCGCAGCACGCCGGGCACGCTGCTGCCCGGCGACCAGGTGCGCTTCACCGCGACCTACGTCATCCGCGCCTCCGACGTCGCCGCCGGCGCCGTCACGAACTCCGCCTCCGCCACGGGCCGCGGCCCCATCGGTGGCACGCCCATCGCGACGGCGAGCGTCACCGTGCCGCTGCCGGCCGCGACGCCCGTCGCGCAGCCCGACACCATCTCGACGACGCAGGGCGCGCCGGGCCGCGTGCTGCCGCTCGCGAACGACGTGCCCGGCGACCCCGGCGTGCCCCTCATCCCCTCGACGCTCACGCTCGTGGACGGCGCGGGCCTCGCCGTGACGTCGATCACGCTCCCTGGCGTCGGCACGTTCACGGTCGACCGCTCGACGGTCGGCTCGCCCGCCGTCGTCTTCACGCCCGTGCCCGGCTTCACGGGCCAGGCGCCCGCGGTCGGCTACCGCGTCAACGACGCGAACGGCACCGCCACGTCGTCGACGATCGTCGCGACCGTGACGCCCGTCACGCCCACGGCGCAGCCCGACGTCGCCACCGGCAGGCAGGGTGCGCCCGCATCCGTCGACCCGCTCGCGAACGACGCGCCCGGCTCGGCGAGCATCCCGCTGCAGCGCTCGTCGGTCTCGTACGTGAACGGTGCCGGCCAGCCCGTCGCGACCGTCACGGTCGACGGCCAGGGCACGTGGTCGGTGAACCGCGACGACCCGCAGAACCCGCGCTTCGTCTTCACGCCGCTCCCGTCGTTCTCGGGCACCTCCACGGCCGTGCCGTACCGCGTGCTCGACGCGAACGGCACCGCCGCGACCTCGACGGTCACGGCGCAGATCACGGCCGTCGCGCCCGCGCTGCAGCCCGACACCGGCTCGAACCGCCAGGGCGCGAGCGTCACGGTGGCGCCGTTCGCCAACGACGCACCGGGCGACCCCGCCGTGCCGCTGCAGCCCGGCACCATCACGCTCGTCGGCGCCGACGGCCAGGGCACGAACACCGTCACGATCGCCGGCCAGGGCACGTACACGCTCGTGCGCACCGACCCGGCCGTGCCGCGCATCGTCTTCACGCCGATCGCCCCGTTCACGGGCGAGGCGACCCCCGTGACGTACCAGGTCTCCGACGCCAACGGCGTGCCCGCACGCACGACCTTCACGCCCACCATCACGCCCGTCGCACCCATCGCCCGGGCCGACGTGGGGGAGGCGCGACAGGGCGCCACCGTGACGATCGACCCGTTCGTCAACGACGAGCCGGGCAACGCCGCCGTGCCGATCGTGCGCTCGCAGCTCACGCTGCTCGACGCCGCAGGCAACCCGACCGACGAGATCGTCGTGGCAGGCCAGGGCACCTGGCGCGTCGTGCGCACGGATGCGGCGAGCCCCGTCATCACGTTCACGCCGCTGCCCGCATTCACGGGCCAGGCGACGCCGCAGCCGTACCGCATCGCCGACGCCAACGGCACCACCGCGCGCTCGACCGTCGGCGCCACGATCGGCGCCGTCGTGCCGATCGCCTCGCCTGACACCGCCACCGGCAGGCAGGGTGCGCCCGCATCCGTCGACCCGCTCGCGAACGACCGCCCCGGCGACCCCGCCGTGCCGCTCGTGCCCTCGACGCTGCAGCTCGTCGACGGCACCGGCACCGTCGTGCCCCAGATCGTCGTGTCGAACCAGGGCACGTGGACCGTCGACCGCACGAACCCCGACGCGCCCCGCCTCGTCTTCACGCCGCTGCCCGGCTTCACCGGCGCCTCCACCCCCGTCGCCTACCAGGTGGCCGACGCCAACGGCACGATCGCATCGTCGACCGTGCGCGCCACGATCTCGGCCGTCACCCCCATCGCGAACCCCGACACCGCATCCGGCCGCCAGGGCGCCGCGCTGCCGTTCGACGTCGTCGCGAACGACACCCCGGGCGACCCCGCCGTGCCGATCGACCGCTCGTCGCTCGTGCTCGTCGGCGCCGACGCCCAGGGCGGCGTGACGATCGCCGACCAGGGCCGCTACACGGTCGACCGCACGAACACGGCAGCGCCGTTCGTGGTCTTCACGCCGCTGCTGCCCTTCACGGGCACCGCGACGCCCGTGACGTACCAGGTCGCCGACGCCAACGGCACGACCGCGCAGTCGACGTACACGCCGACGCTCACGCCGGTCACCCCGGTCGCGAACCCCGATACCGGCGCCACGCGTCAGGGCGCGTCGACGACGATCGACCCGCTCGCGAACGACCGTCCCGGCGACCCCGCCGTGCCGCTGCGGCCGGGCTCGCTCACGCTCATCGGTGCGGGCGGTCAGCCCACCGACACCATCACGGTGCCCGGCCAGGGCACGTGGACGGTCGACCGCACCGGCACGACCCCCGTCGTGACCTTCACGCCCGAGCCCGGGTTCAGCGGCACCGCCGACCCCGTGACGTACCAGGTGGACGACCAGAACGGCACGCCCGTGCGGTCGACCATCACCGTCACGGTCGCGGCCGTCACGCCCGCCGCCGTGCCCGACTCCGCCTCGGGCCGCCAGGGCTCGCAGGTGTCGGCCGCCGTGCTCGCCAACGACTCGGCGGGCGACCCCGCCGTGCCGCTCGTGCCGTCGACGCTCACGCTGCTCACCGCCGCCGGCGCCCCGGCGACGACCGTGACGATCACGGGCCAGGGCACGTACTCGATCGACGCGATCACCGACCCCGCCGCGCCGCGCATCGTCTTCACGCCCCTCGCCTCGTACGTCGGCACCGCGACGCCCGTCGACTACCGCGTCGAGGACGCCAACCGCACCACGGCGCGCTCCACGTTCACGCCCACGCTCGTCGGCGTCACGCCCGTCGCCACCGACGACGGCGGCGCCGCGCGCCAGGGCGCCCCGGTCACCGTGCTCCCGCTCGCGAACGACCGCCCCGGCGACCCCGCCGTGCCGCTCGACCCCGCGACCATCACGCTGCTCGACGCCGCAGGCGCCGCCGCGACGACCGTGACGTTCGACGGCGTCGGCACCTACACGCTCGACACCACGACGACGCCCGGCACCCCGCGCATCGTCTTCCAGCCCGTGCTGCTGTTCGACGGCGACGCGACGCCCGTGCGCTACCGCGTCACCGACGCCAACGGCACCCCGGCGACCGCGTTCGTGCGCCCCGTCATCGCCGGCGTGCGCCCCGCCGCCGCGCCCGACGCCGCATCCGGCCTGCAGGGCTCGCCCGTCTCGGCCGCCGTGCTCGACAACGACAGCCCCGGCAACGGCGAGGTGCCCCTCGTGCCCGCCTCGCTCGAGCTGCTGCTCGGCGACGAGGTCGTGCCGTTCGTCGACGTCACGGGCGGTCGGTACACGATCGACCGCGGCGCCGCAGGCGGCCCGCGCATCGTCTTCACGCCCGACGCGTCGTTCGTCGGCACCGCCGACCCCGTGACGTACCGCGTGGCGGACGCCAACACCGAGACGGCGACGTCGACGTTCACGCCCACGCTCATCGGCGTCGAGCCCGTCGCGCTGCCCGACGAGGGATCGGGCCACCAGGGCGAGCGCATCACGCTGCGCCCGCTCGCGAACGACAGCTCCGGCGACCCGTCGGTGCCGCTCGTGCCGGCGACGTTCACGCTGCTGAACGCCGCGGGCGACCGCGTCGACACGCTCCTCGTGCCGAACGAGGGTCTGTGGACGACCGACCGCACCGACCCGCTGAACCCGACCGTGACGTTCGCGCCCATCGGCTCCTTCACCGGACCGACGACGCCCGTGCGCTACGTCGTCGCCGACGAGAACGGCACCGAGACCGAGGCGACCGTCGTGGTCGTCACGCTCACGCCCGTCACCCCCGTCGCGAACCCCGACGCCGCATCCGGCCGCCAGGGTGCGCCGGTCTCGGCGCCCGTCGTCGCCAACGACGCGCAGGGTCACCCCGACGTGCCGCTCGTGCCGTCGAGCCTGCGACTCGTCGATGCGGCCGGCGCGCTCGTGCCCGTCGGCGGCACCGTGACGCTCGACGCGACGCAGGGCACCTACTCGATCGACGCGACGACCGACCCGGCGAACCCGACCATCGTGTTCACGCCCGTCGCGACCTACGCGAACGCCGCCGAGCCCGCGACGCGCGTGCGCTACTCGATCGCCGACGCCAACGGCACGCGCGCGGAGTCGACCTTCACGCCGACCATCACGCCCGTCACTCCCGTCGCGAACCCCGACGAGGGCACGAACCACCAGGGCGCACCCGTGACGGTGTCGCCGCTCGCGAACGACGCCCCCGGCCTCGCCGACGTGCCGCTGCAGCCCGAGACGCTCACGCTGCTCGACGCCGACGGCAACCCCGCGACCGAGGTCACGACCACGCAGGGCCGCTACACGCTCGACACCACGACCGAGCCCGGCGTGCCGCACATCGTGTTCACGCCGCTGCTCTCGTACGTCGGCACGGCCCTCCCCGTGACGTACCGCGTGTCCGACGCGAACGGCACGCCAGACACCGCCACGTTCACGCCCACGCTCACGCCCGTCGCGCCCACCGCATCCCCGGACTCGGGCACGGGCCGACAGGGTGCGCCGGTCACGATCCACCCGCTCGTCAACGACGTCGCCGGCGACCCCGCCGTGCCGCTCGTGCCCACGTCGCTGACGCTCGTGGGCGCCGGCGGCGGCTCGGTCGACGAGCTCGTCGTCGAGGACCAGGGCACGTGGCGCGTCGACCGCACGACCGATCCCGCGAACCCCGTGATCGTGTTCGAGCCGCTGCCGACGTTCCGCGGCAACGCGACGCCCGTGCCGTACCGGGTCTCCGACGCGAACGGCACGCCCGTCGCCTCGGCGATCTCGGTCACGATCACGCCCGTCGACCCCGTGCTGCAGCCGGATGCGGGCGAGGCGCGCCAGGGCGCGACCGTGACGCTCGCGCCGCTCGCGAACGACGCACCCGGCGACGCCGGCGTGCCGCTCGTGCCGTCGACGTTCACGCTGCTGGACGCCGCCGGGAACCCCGTCGCCGAGCGCACCGTGCCGAACGAGGGCACGTACCGCGTCGACGCGACCGACCCCGCCAACCCGCTCGTCGTCTTCACGCCGCTGCTCACGTTCCGCGGCGAGGCCACGCCCGTGTCGTACCGCGTCGCCGACGCCAACGGCACGACCGCGACCTCCACGATCACGCCGACGATCACGGGCGTCGACCCCGTCGCCCAGCCCGACGCGGGCGAGGGGCGCCAGGGTGCCGTCGTGACGATCGACGCGCTCGCGAACGACATGGCAGGCAGCCCCGAGGTGCCGCTCGTGCGCCCGTCGCTCACGCTGCTCGACGCCGTAGGCGACGCCGTCGACACGCGCGTCATCGCCGGCCAGGGCACCTGGACCGTCGTGCGCACCGACGCTGCGAACCCCGTGCTCGCGTTCACGCCCGAGCTCGGCTTCGTCGGCGAGTCGACCGTGCCGTACGCGGTGCTCGACGCCAATGGCACCCGCGCCCCCTCGACGGCGACGGCGACCATCACGGCCGTCACGCCCGCCGCGACCTCCGACGTCGCGACGTCGCGGCAGGGTGCGCCCGCATCCGTCGCCCCGCTCGCGAACGACACGGCGGGCGACCCCGACGTGCCGCTCGTGCCCTCCACGCTCACGCTGCTCGACGGCGACGGCAACCCCGTCGCCGAGATCGTGATCCCCGGCCAGGGCACGTACACGATCGACCGCTCGACGCCCGCGGCGCCGCGCATCGTGTTCACGCCCGAGCTCACGTTCGTCGGCCCCGCGACGCCCGCGCCGTACCGCGTGCTCGACGCCAACGGCACGCCCGCGCAGTCGCTCGTGCTGCCGATCATCGAGCCCGTGACGCCGCTCGCGAACCCCGACGCCGAGTCGGCCCGCCAGGGATCCGTCATCACGTTCCGGCCGCTCGGCAACGACACGCAGGGCCACCCCGACGTGCCGTTCGCGCCCGCGACGCTCACGCTGCTCGACGCCGACGGCACCCCCGTCGACACGCTGACGGTGCCCGGCCAGGGCACGTACGCCGTCGACCGCTCGACGCCGTCGAACCCGACCGTCACGTTCACGCCCGAGCTCTCGTTCGTCGGCACCGCGAGCCCGGCGACGTACCGCGTCGCCGACGCCAACGGCACCACGACGACGTCGACGATCACGCCGACCCTCGTGGGCGTGACCCCGATCGCGAACCCCGACGCCGCATCCGGCCGCCAGGGATCCGTCGTGTCGGCCGCGGTGCTCGCGAACGACGCCGCCGGCACCCCGTCGGTGCCGCTCGTGCCGTCGACGCTCACGCTCATCGACGCCGACGGCAACGCTGCGACGACCGTGACCGTGGCCGACCAGGGCACGTACTCGATCGACCGGTCGACGGCCTCGGCGCCGCGCATCGCGTTCACGCCGCTCGCCACGTACGTCGGCATCGCGACGCCCGTGACCTACCAGGTCGCCGACGCCAACGGCACGGGGGCGCGCTCGACGTTCACGCCCACGCTCGTCGGCGTGACGCCCGTCGCGCTCGACGACGCCGGCTCGGCCCGCCAGGGCGCCACCGTGACGGTGCTGCCGCTCGCGAACGACTCGGCGGGCGACGCGAGCGTGCCGCTCGACCCGTCGACCTTCATGCTGCTCGACGGCGCCGGCAACCCCGTGCCGTCGATCACCGTGCCGCTGCAGGGCGTCTACACGGTCGCAGGCACCGCGACCGCGCCGCAGGTCGTCTTCACGCCGTTCCCGTTCTTCACGGGCGAGGCGACGCCCGCGCCGTACCGCGTGGCCGACGCCAACGGCACGACCGCGACCGCCTTCGTGCGGCCCACGATCGCGGGCGTCGAGCCCGTCGCATCCCCCGACTTCGCGTCGGGGCGTCAGGGCGCACCCGTCTCGGCGGCCGTGCTCGACAACGACAGCCCCGGCGAGGGCGACGTGCCCCTCGAGCCCGGCACGCTGACGCTGCTGCAGGGCGACGATCGCGTCGCCACGGTCGACGTGCCCGGCGGTCGGTACTCGATCGACCGCACGGATGCGGCGAACCCGCGCATCGTGTTCACGCCCGATGCCGCGTTCGTCGGCACCGCCGAGCCCGTCGCCTACCTCGTCGAGGACGAGAACGGCACCGAGGCGCGCTCGACGTTCACGCCGACGCTCGTGCCCGTGACCCCGATCGCCGACCCGGATGCCGCATCCGGTCGCCAGGGTGCGCCGGTCTCGGCCGCCGTGCTCGCGAACGACGACGCCGGCCACCCCGACGTGCCGCTCGACCCGACGACGCTGCAGCTGCTCGACGGCTCCGGCGCCGTCGCGACGGTCGTCGAGGTGCCCGGCCAGGGCTCCTACGCGATCGACGCCTCCGACGAGGATGCGCCGCGCATCGTCTTCACGCCGCTGCCCGGCTACGTCGGTACCGCGACGCCCGTGACGTACCGCGTCGCCGACGCGAACGGCACCACGACGGAGTCGACGTTCACGCCGACGCTCGTCGCCGTCGCACCCATCGCGAGCCCCGACTTCGCGTCGGGCCGTCAGGGCGCTGCCGTCTCGTCGCCCGTGCTCGCGAACGACGACGCCGGTGACGACGACGTGCCCCTCGTGCCGTCGACGCTGCGCCTGCTCGACGCCGCCGGCGCGCTGACGACGCAGGTCGACGTGCCCGGCCAGGGCACCTACACGATCGACGTCTCCGACGCGGATGCGCCGCGCATCGTGTTCACGCCGCTGCCCGACTTCTCGGGTCAGGCGACGGCCGTCGGCTACCAGGTGTCCGACGCCAACGGCACGCACACGCAGTCGACGTTCACGCCGACGATCACGGCCGTGACGCCCATCGCGGCACCCGACGCCGCGACCGGCCGCCAGGGCTCGCCAGTCTCGTCGCCCGTGCTCGTCAACGACGAGGCCGGCGACGACGAGGTGCCGCTCGACCCGGCCACGCTCACGCTGCTCGACGCCGACGGCAACCCCGTCGAGTCGGTGACGATCGTCGGCGAGG
The sequence above is a segment of the Agrococcus jejuensis genome. Coding sequences within it:
- a CDS encoding DUF7507 domain-containing protein, which encodes MLEVHASPVRRRLKAALASVLAIVMGVSAATLVAPAAPAEAAVVSPMTNAYNSVVNGNYLMVGNGVMQAGTSYLTGGTADAFHNGVALTGLVNDNFQMQRRNAVPALQAAGADNSTSATLTVPSGASIARAYLFWQGSTGLAGNGSGGTVQRCNASVTPDATLAAGSPANRQVMLQVGSGAISSVAGAVTIEPTPTGTLPQYYSAFADVTSQLSTIATGSSQTINVGNLWAAEGRNCYAGWSLALVYDFGRFIPGNDASQARNVIIANGHVRLGQNESQHTTFSGFTSAAGDIQSSFFLGEGDRNISGDYAQYRAGTTGAFTRIAGATGETDNVGTGRATGSVRFQGTSTDTFFNGSVDVRTTALTGIPVGTSSIQLELGTVQDTYMLQAAALAVPVAAVRIEKTFTGSGSTAVDVQDILPGQAPSYTITVTNAGSSPVSNVQVADTLAPSCVRTIGTLAVGGVTQYTCTGPATNTGLTNTATVSGTGIISDSDTTVVNVGAISLAKTVTPSNGYTGRPGDTLSYTFTIRNSGSSELRGVTLTDPMSGLQGLAIDWGTSSVASTPPGTLAAGETVIGTATYALTVTDVDRGTVTNPNAVARGLNPNQVAVTSTASATQTIPPAPALNLSKTGTLAQGATGRVGDLVTYSFSATNTGNVTLSGVTITDPHVGLSSIVYTWPGTAGVLRAGQTVTATATAPITQAEIDAGRVVNTARVAGTSPTNVAVNGTATTTVAITQTPTIAIDKNGTLATGAGAAGTLVNYTFDVVNTGNVTLTGITVSDPNVASITPPSGWTGTLAPGATARFTASHTITQTEVNAGRVSNTATVRGTPPTGAAVTGTDTFVQPLANTPGIDLEKTGAHELNGPGNADDTILYTFAIRNTGQSTLTGITISDPMLAGRQPVAQTWPAATGTLQPGQTASVQYRMPITQAQIDAGYVDNTASATGTAQAGTVTDSDTHRTPINRTTSVLLSKTVTAPTGTPQVGTQLPYRFVIANNGSTTLTNVALSDPMFTQAQLTYAWPGTPGTLAPGAQVVVTASTALTQAQIDAGTVGNTATATATGPSGVPSVSSTSHADAAIPRTPALSLTKTGAIATGQVGRVGDTIQYELTIVNTGNVTLTNVTASDAMPGLVGPTVVSWPRSTPGTLLPGDQVRFTATYVIRASDVAAGAVTNSASATGRGPIGGTPIATASVTVPLPAATPVAQPDTISTTQGAPGRVLPLANDVPGDPGVPLIPSTLTLVDGAGLAVTSITLPGVGTFTVDRSTVGSPAVVFTPVPGFTGQAPAVGYRVNDANGTATSSTIVATVTPVTPTAQPDVATGRQGAPASVDPLANDAPGSASIPLQRSSVSYVNGAGQPVATVTVDGQGTWSVNRDDPQNPRFVFTPLPSFSGTSTAVPYRVLDANGTAATSTVTAQITAVAPALQPDTGSNRQGASVTVAPFANDAPGDPAVPLQPGTITLVGADGQGTNTVTIAGQGTYTLVRTDPAVPRIVFTPIAPFTGEATPVTYQVSDANGVPARTTFTPTITPVAPIARADVGEARQGATVTIDPFVNDEPGNAAVPIVRSQLTLLDAAGNPTDEIVVAGQGTWRVVRTDAASPVITFTPLPAFTGQATPQPYRIADANGTTARSTVGATIGAVVPIASPDTATGRQGAPASVDPLANDRPGDPAVPLVPSTLQLVDGTGTVVPQIVVSNQGTWTVDRTNPDAPRLVFTPLPGFTGASTPVAYQVADANGTIASSTVRATISAVTPIANPDTASGRQGAALPFDVVANDTPGDPAVPIDRSSLVLVGADAQGGVTIADQGRYTVDRTNTAAPFVVFTPLLPFTGTATPVTYQVADANGTTAQSTYTPTLTPVTPVANPDTGATRQGASTTIDPLANDRPGDPAVPLRPGSLTLIGAGGQPTDTITVPGQGTWTVDRTGTTPVVTFTPEPGFSGTADPVTYQVDDQNGTPVRSTITVTVAAVTPAAVPDSASGRQGSQVSAAVLANDSAGDPAVPLVPSTLTLLTAAGAPATTVTITGQGTYSIDAITDPAAPRIVFTPLASYVGTATPVDYRVEDANRTTARSTFTPTLVGVTPVATDDGGAARQGAPVTVLPLANDRPGDPAVPLDPATITLLDAAGAAATTVTFDGVGTYTLDTTTTPGTPRIVFQPVLLFDGDATPVRYRVTDANGTPATAFVRPVIAGVRPAAAPDAASGLQGSPVSAAVLDNDSPGNGEVPLVPASLELLLGDEVVPFVDVTGGRYTIDRGAAGGPRIVFTPDASFVGTADPVTYRVADANTETATSTFTPTLIGVEPVALPDEGSGHQGERITLRPLANDSSGDPSVPLVPATFTLLNAAGDRVDTLLVPNEGLWTTDRTDPLNPTVTFAPIGSFTGPTTPVRYVVADENGTETEATVVVVTLTPVTPVANPDAASGRQGAPVSAPVVANDAQGHPDVPLVPSSLRLVDAAGALVPVGGTVTLDATQGTYSIDATTDPANPTIVFTPVATYANAAEPATRVRYSIADANGTRAESTFTPTITPVTPVANPDEGTNHQGAPVTVSPLANDAPGLADVPLQPETLTLLDADGNPATEVTTTQGRYTLDTTTEPGVPHIVFTPLLSYVGTALPVTYRVSDANGTPDTATFTPTLTPVAPTASPDSGTGRQGAPVTIHPLVNDVAGDPAVPLVPTSLTLVGAGGGSVDELVVEDQGTWRVDRTTDPANPVIVFEPLPTFRGNATPVPYRVSDANGTPVASAISVTITPVDPVLQPDAGEARQGATVTLAPLANDAPGDAGVPLVPSTFTLLDAAGNPVAERTVPNEGTYRVDATDPANPLVVFTPLLTFRGEATPVSYRVADANGTTATSTITPTITGVDPVAQPDAGEGRQGAVVTIDALANDMAGSPEVPLVRPSLTLLDAVGDAVDTRVIAGQGTWTVVRTDAANPVLAFTPELGFVGESTVPYAVLDANGTRAPSTATATITAVTPAATSDVATSRQGAPASVAPLANDTAGDPDVPLVPSTLTLLDGDGNPVAEIVIPGQGTYTIDRSTPAAPRIVFTPELTFVGPATPAPYRVLDANGTPAQSLVLPIIEPVTPLANPDAESARQGSVITFRPLGNDTQGHPDVPFAPATLTLLDADGTPVDTLTVPGQGTYAVDRSTPSNPTVTFTPELSFVGTASPATYRVADANGTTTTSTITPTLVGVTPIANPDAASGRQGSVVSAAVLANDAAGTPSVPLVPSTLTLIDADGNAATTVTVADQGTYSIDRSTASAPRIAFTPLATYVGIATPVTYQVADANGTGARSTFTPTLVGVTPVALDDAGSARQGATVTVLPLANDSAGDASVPLDPSTFMLLDGAGNPVPSITVPLQGVYTVAGTATAPQVVFTPFPFFTGEATPAPYRVADANGTTATAFVRPTIAGVEPVASPDFASGRQGAPVSAAVLDNDSPGEGDVPLEPGTLTLLQGDDRVATVDVPGGRYSIDRTDAANPRIVFTPDAAFVGTAEPVAYLVEDENGTEARSTFTPTLVPVTPIADPDAASGRQGAPVSAAVLANDDAGHPDVPLDPTTLQLLDGSGAVATVVEVPGQGSYAIDASDEDAPRIVFTPLPGYVGTATPVTYRVADANGTTTESTFTPTLVAVAPIASPDFASGRQGAAVSSPVLANDDAGDDDVPLVPSTLRLLDAAGALTTQVDVPGQGTYTIDVSDADAPRIVFTPLPDFSGQATAVGYQVSDANGTHTQSTFTPTITAVTPIAAPDAATGRQGSPVSSPVLVNDEAGDDEVPLDPATLTLLDADGNPVESVTIVGEGTYRVDASAPASPRIVFTPLADYVGTAVPVAYRISDANGTPAESTFTPTLVEVLPIASPDSGQALQGKTVTLDALANDAAGSADVPLVGSTLTLRNGAGEPVDELVLDGVGTWTVDRTNPDRPVLVFTPLPGYVGTSTVPYTVADANGTLAPTTASATIVAVTPVATDDSSVGPVGETQTIDPLANDRAGDPSVPLDPSTLVLLDESGEPVLTRTVPGEGTYVVVDGRIAFTPEAGFVGTATGVPYRVADANGTTAQAVYTPRVVDGPVVEVEDLYGEGMRGTPVTVDPSSGEPNLDPTSVRLVDASGAQVGAIVVPGEGTWTVDPVTGFITFTPEAGLEGDPTPIRWIGATTDGTIVTGQVVVHYLDPVSPPPTVDPTGSTPPTAPAPSGPGGPGGPDLPRTGVEPAGWLLVLAAMLGLVGFGLLRRRRRSDELV